Proteins from a single region of Amycolatopsis sp. CA-230715:
- a CDS encoding FAD-dependent oxidoreductase: MRVSVIGAGLGGLCLAQGLRGAGIEADVYERDPAITARFQGYRLVLNPVGFDALRGCLPSRWHALLDEIVSDTRVERLVLDPQLNKIGELGSARSGIVVDRHVLRHLLLTGLPVHTGAALTGYDVLAGGKVEARFAHGDPVTADLLVGADGVGSAVRSVLSPRTTPTDTGVRFVIGRTTLTEQFAGLSRAYGSKIAGDGVSLLLGAMRFRTPPKEAAEKLAPEVTLPDTRDYVRWAMILPPNGSLADLTPQEAALSRMDGWHPDPRALIEQSDPDNSTLLSIRVVELRERWAPGPVTLLGDAIHATSPTGGNGANTALRDADLLRSCLIGGKDLAGAVDDYERQMIEYGAEAVRHSLAALPAFVPKPEQV, translated from the coding sequence ATGCGAGTTTCCGTGATCGGAGCCGGTCTCGGCGGGCTGTGCCTGGCGCAGGGCCTGCGCGGCGCAGGGATCGAGGCCGACGTGTACGAGCGCGATCCGGCGATCACCGCGCGGTTCCAGGGCTACCGGCTCGTGTTGAACCCGGTCGGGTTCGACGCGCTGCGCGGCTGCCTGCCGTCGCGCTGGCACGCCCTGCTGGACGAGATCGTCAGCGACACCCGCGTCGAGCGGCTCGTCCTGGACCCCCAGCTGAACAAGATCGGCGAGCTCGGCTCCGCCAGGAGCGGGATCGTGGTCGACCGGCACGTGCTCCGGCACCTGCTGCTGACCGGCCTCCCCGTACACACCGGCGCCGCGCTGACCGGGTACGACGTGCTGGCCGGCGGCAAGGTGGAAGCCCGGTTCGCGCACGGCGACCCGGTCACCGCCGATCTGCTCGTCGGAGCGGACGGGGTCGGCTCGGCCGTCCGCTCGGTGTTGTCGCCGCGGACCACCCCGACCGACACCGGCGTCCGGTTCGTCATCGGCCGCACCACGCTGACCGAGCAGTTCGCCGGACTGTCCCGTGCCTACGGCTCGAAGATCGCCGGTGACGGCGTGAGTCTGCTGCTCGGCGCGATGCGCTTCCGGACTCCGCCGAAGGAGGCGGCCGAGAAACTGGCGCCCGAGGTGACCCTGCCCGACACCCGCGACTACGTGCGCTGGGCCATGATCCTGCCGCCGAACGGCTCGCTCGCCGACCTGACCCCGCAGGAGGCCGCGCTGTCCAGGATGGACGGTTGGCATCCGGATCCGCGCGCACTCATCGAACAATCCGATCCGGACAACAGCACCCTGCTGTCCATCCGGGTCGTCGAGCTCCGCGAACGCTGGGCGCCCGGCCCGGTGACGCTGCTCGGCGACGCCATCCACGCCACTTCGCCGACCGGCGGCAACGGCGCGAACACCGCCCTGCGCGACGCCGACCTGCTGCGCAGCTGCCTGATCGGCGGCAAGGATCTCGCCGGCGCGGTCGACGACTACGAGCGGCAGATGATCGAGTACGGCGCCGAAGCCGTGCGCCACAGCCTCGCCGCGCTGCCCGCCTTCGTCCCGAAACCGGAACAGGTCTGA
- a CDS encoding ankyrin repeat domain-containing protein: MTEDTGWDRFGWAQWADLDAVRARLAAGANPNTGMGWQDPPLHQAAEHGSADVVAELARRVDAVDAFKDGHTALWRAVAANRPDNARALLAAGADPWREMMSGWPPGRLSLAGPTPSLFDSGASLAPDEAAAVAESRRLITIFGDHHFEGLGIACVAGIAVGEAAHRLGAEIVDGDREQMLTAWMDDPVGRDTILTMWATEVPGGCVLAQPMGYGPQMPAVTKTLSAGTTCYGMYANPKSGNQGSISRDGEIVAWDLHPGGEPTELGGVLLSYLYQSQALAYCFAYAGLRPSDDRSVTGPPDAWIRLPERDYWN; this comes from the coding sequence ATGACCGAGGACACGGGATGGGACAGGTTCGGATGGGCGCAGTGGGCTGATCTGGACGCGGTGCGGGCACGGCTGGCCGCGGGTGCGAACCCGAACACCGGCATGGGGTGGCAGGACCCGCCGCTGCATCAGGCGGCTGAGCACGGCTCGGCGGATGTCGTGGCCGAACTGGCGCGGCGGGTGGACGCGGTGGATGCGTTCAAGGACGGGCACACAGCGTTGTGGCGGGCGGTGGCGGCGAACCGGCCGGACAACGCCCGTGCTCTACTGGCTGCGGGCGCGGACCCCTGGCGGGAGATGATGTCCGGCTGGCCGCCGGGGCGGCTGAGCCTGGCCGGCCCCACACCGTCCCTGTTCGATTCCGGCGCCTCGCTCGCACCGGATGAGGCCGCCGCGGTGGCGGAGAGCCGACGGCTGATCACCATCTTCGGCGACCATCACTTCGAAGGGCTGGGCATCGCCTGTGTCGCGGGTATCGCTGTCGGCGAGGCGGCGCACAGGCTCGGCGCCGAGATCGTCGACGGCGACCGGGAGCAGATGCTGACCGCGTGGATGGACGATCCGGTCGGCCGCGACACCATCCTGACCATGTGGGCCACTGAGGTCCCCGGCGGTTGTGTGCTCGCCCAGCCCATGGGGTACGGGCCGCAGATGCCGGCCGTAACCAAGACGCTGTCGGCGGGGACAACCTGTTACGGCATGTACGCCAATCCCAAGAGCGGCAACCAGGGCAGCATCAGCCGGGACGGCGAGATCGTCGCCTGGGACCTGCATCCCGGTGGGGAACCAACCGAACTGGGCGGCGTGCTGCTGTCCTACCTGTACCAGTCCCAGGCACTCGCTTACTGCTTCGCCTACGCGGGACTGCGACCCAGCGACGACCGCTCGGTCACCGGCCCGCCGGACGCCTGGATCCGTCTTCCCGAACGCGACTACTGGAACTGA
- a CDS encoding tryptophan halogenase family protein — protein MVKNVVIVGGGTAGWMAATYLRAAFADRLSITLVESDRVGTIGVGEATFSTIRHFFDYLGLAEEEWMPKCEATYKLGIRFENWRSPGSHFYHPFERVRTVDGFSLTDWWLHKKPSERFDEDCFLIAALCEAKRSPRYPDGRLFEQEYKENGVSARYRTTLSEQDTQFPYAYHFDAALLAKYLSKYGTDRGVRHVLDDVQDVVLDERGWISHIVTKEHGELHGDLFIDCTGFRGLLLNQALGEEFMSYQDSLPNDRAVALRVPADMAAEGIRPCTTATARDAGWIWTIPLFGRIGTGYVYAGDYLSPEQAEADLRAFVGPRADDLEANHIRMRIGRSRNSWVRNCVAIGLSSGFVEPLESTGIFFIQNAIEQLVKHFPAAGWDESLRTSYNRQVARVMDGVREFLVLHYYAAARADNQYWRDTKTRPLPDGLAERLEGWQTKLPDADSVWPYYHGFEPYSYIAMLLGLGGVPVQAPPALALFDDTSASKELQLVGDQARDLANRLPSQYTYLAQLHGNAGA, from the coding sequence ATGGTCAAAAATGTAGTGATTGTTGGTGGAGGTACCGCTGGCTGGATGGCCGCGACGTACCTGCGCGCGGCATTCGCCGATCGACTCTCGATCACTTTGGTCGAATCGGACAGGGTGGGTACGATCGGTGTTGGCGAGGCGACGTTCTCCACAATTCGCCACTTCTTCGACTATCTGGGTCTCGCGGAGGAAGAATGGATGCCAAAATGCGAGGCGACTTATAAGCTGGGCATTCGCTTCGAGAACTGGCGATCTCCGGGAAGTCATTTCTACCACCCATTTGAGCGTGTTCGAACTGTTGACGGATTCTCGTTGACGGATTGGTGGCTGCACAAGAAGCCGTCGGAACGATTCGACGAGGACTGCTTTCTCATTGCGGCACTGTGCGAGGCGAAGCGGTCGCCGCGGTATCCGGATGGCCGACTGTTCGAGCAGGAGTACAAGGAGAACGGCGTCAGTGCGCGCTACCGCACCACGCTGTCCGAACAGGACACCCAGTTCCCCTATGCCTACCATTTCGACGCGGCGTTGCTCGCGAAGTACCTGAGCAAGTACGGCACCGACCGGGGTGTACGGCATGTGCTGGACGACGTGCAGGACGTCGTACTGGACGAACGCGGCTGGATCAGCCACATCGTGACCAAGGAGCACGGCGAACTGCACGGTGATCTGTTCATCGACTGCACGGGTTTTCGCGGGCTGCTGCTCAACCAGGCGCTCGGCGAGGAGTTCATGTCCTACCAGGACAGCCTGCCCAACGACCGCGCGGTCGCGCTGCGAGTGCCCGCGGACATGGCGGCCGAAGGAATCCGCCCGTGCACCACCGCCACCGCGAGGGACGCGGGCTGGATCTGGACCATCCCGCTGTTCGGGCGGATCGGCACCGGTTACGTGTACGCGGGCGACTACCTGAGCCCGGAGCAGGCCGAAGCCGATCTCCGCGCGTTCGTCGGCCCCCGTGCGGACGATCTTGAGGCCAACCACATTCGCATGCGCATCGGCCGTTCCCGCAATTCGTGGGTCCGCAACTGCGTCGCGATCGGGCTGTCCAGTGGTTTCGTGGAACCGTTGGAGTCGACTGGGATCTTCTTCATCCAGAACGCCATCGAGCAACTGGTCAAGCACTTTCCGGCCGCTGGGTGGGACGAGAGCCTGCGTACTTCCTACAACAGGCAGGTCGCGCGGGTCATGGACGGCGTTCGCGAGTTCCTGGTGCTGCACTACTACGCGGCTGCTCGCGCGGACAACCAGTACTGGCGGGACACCAAGACGCGTCCGCTGCCGGACGGGCTGGCGGAGCGGTTGGAAGGGTGGCAGACGAAGCTTCCCGACGCGGATTCGGTGTGGCCCTACTACCACGGATTCGAACCGTACTCCTACATCGCGATGCTGCTCGGGCTCGGCGGGGTTCCGGTGCAGGCACCACCCGCGCTCGCCCTGTTCGACGACACGAGCGCTTCGAAGGAGTTGCAACTGGTCGGCGACCAGGCACGTGATCTCGCCAACCGGCTGCCGAGCCAGTACACCTATCTTGCCCAGCTGCACGGGAACGCCGGTGCTTGA
- a CDS encoding RNA polymerase sigma factor, with protein sequence MTTLPARPAGETDEADDSAVVERSWTDADAFAIIFDRYAVTVHRFLARRVGGQLADDLTGQTMLVAFDQRRRFDLSRSSALPWLYGIATNLLHRHTRTEVRRHRALARTAAEVSTQNHDEVVADRVAAAAQPLGKALAKLSATERDIVLLVAWEDLSYEEIALALDVPIGTVRSRLHRARTKLRRALPKEEH encoded by the coding sequence ATGACCACGCTCCCGGCACGACCGGCCGGGGAAACGGACGAGGCGGACGACTCCGCCGTCGTCGAACGGTCTTGGACGGACGCGGACGCGTTCGCGATCATTTTCGACCGGTACGCGGTGACCGTGCACCGGTTCCTGGCCCGCAGGGTCGGCGGCCAGCTCGCCGACGATCTCACCGGGCAGACCATGCTCGTCGCGTTCGACCAGCGGCGGCGCTTCGATCTCAGCAGGAGCAGCGCGTTGCCGTGGCTGTACGGCATCGCCACCAACCTGCTGCACCGGCACACGAGAACGGAGGTGCGGCGGCACCGGGCGCTGGCCAGGACCGCGGCGGAGGTGAGCACGCAGAACCACGACGAGGTGGTCGCGGACCGGGTCGCCGCGGCCGCCCAGCCGCTGGGCAAGGCACTCGCGAAGCTGTCGGCGACCGAGCGCGACATCGTACTGCTCGTCGCCTGGGAAGACCTTTCCTACGAAGAGATCGCGCTGGCGCTGGACGTACCGATCGGCACGGTCCGCTCGCGCCTGCATCGCGCCCGTACGAAGCTGCGTCGCGCGCTTCCGAAGGAGGAGCACTGA
- a CDS encoding acyl carrier protein, with amino-acid sequence MTVNSLEDERMSRVRKVVCALLEVDEEKITESELFIEDYNADSLQAIEILAGVEREFGVVIGQDKVTELVNLRSVYDVVAEAAGW; translated from the coding sequence GTGACCGTGAATTCACTGGAAGACGAGCGTATGAGTCGGGTGCGGAAGGTAGTCTGCGCACTTCTCGAGGTCGATGAGGAAAAGATCACTGAATCCGAATTGTTCATCGAGGACTACAACGCCGATTCGTTGCAGGCGATCGAGATTCTCGCGGGGGTCGAGCGGGAGTTCGGGGTGGTGATCGGCCAGGACAAGGTGACCGAGTTGGTCAACCTGCGCAGCGTGTACGACGTGGTCGCCGAAGCCGCGGGCTGGTAG
- a CDS encoding CU044_5270 family protein: MDDLELLSRLRPEAGEPDPVVLAKHRIALLNRAAEPGARPLARRWSVPRMAIGATVTAGITTAGLVIGLSSGPDASAPSAPGAVAGSTSPVAPSATSAVALLANAANAAATTPAGKGDWAYTSSVSVYNDAGIRTVRRQFWEKVDGTDGLIREDRDGKVEEIRTGDNSDMFPPSLHHPTYRYLAGLPTDPAALRTAIYAQAQDEVAGMGPNGQQLYTVDQWAFQIIGGLVQSAAPPALKAALYRVAATVPDVEYVDDTTDAAGRHGIGVAHSVNNGGDRTVLIFDRTTYRVMGTAGEVHDGRTDSEAVLATGLVEEAGQTP, translated from the coding sequence ATGGACGACCTCGAACTGCTGTCCCGGTTGCGCCCGGAGGCAGGGGAGCCCGATCCCGTCGTACTGGCCAAGCACCGGATCGCGCTGCTGAACCGTGCCGCGGAACCCGGTGCGCGTCCGCTGGCGCGCCGCTGGTCGGTGCCGCGCATGGCGATCGGCGCCACCGTGACGGCGGGGATCACCACCGCGGGCCTGGTGATCGGCCTTTCCAGCGGACCGGACGCGTCGGCGCCCTCCGCGCCCGGCGCGGTCGCTGGTTCGACGTCGCCGGTCGCCCCGTCGGCGACGTCCGCGGTCGCGCTGCTCGCCAATGCGGCGAACGCCGCGGCCACCACCCCGGCAGGCAAGGGCGACTGGGCCTACACGAGCAGCGTCAGCGTCTACAACGACGCAGGCATCCGGACCGTTCGCAGGCAGTTCTGGGAGAAGGTCGACGGCACGGACGGGCTGATCCGCGAAGACCGCGACGGCAAGGTCGAGGAGATAAGGACCGGCGACAACAGCGACATGTTCCCGCCGTCGCTGCACCACCCGACATACCGCTACCTGGCCGGGTTGCCGACCGATCCCGCCGCGTTGCGCACCGCGATCTACGCGCAGGCGCAGGACGAGGTCGCTGGAATGGGGCCGAACGGGCAGCAGCTCTACACCGTGGACCAGTGGGCCTTTCAGATCATCGGCGGGCTCGTGCAAAGTGCCGCACCGCCCGCGCTGAAGGCCGCGCTCTACCGCGTCGCGGCGACCGTTCCCGACGTGGAATACGTCGACGACACGACGGACGCGGCGGGCAGGCACGGGATCGGTGTCGCGCATTCGGTCAACAACGGCGGCGATCGCACCGTCCTGATCTTCGACCGGACGACCTACCGGGTCATGGGCACGGCCGGCGAGGTCCACGACGGGCGCACGGACTCCGAAGCCGTGCTCGCGACCGGGCTCGTGGAGGAGGCGGGGCAGACGCCGTGA
- a CDS encoding helix-turn-helix domain-containing protein, protein MAAAIRLLAATKPQDADALLTAEQVGELSGLSPRTLKDQAAARVFPHHRFGKHYRFSRADIAEIDRPRSRTHRHFIAN, encoded by the coding sequence TTGGCGGCCGCGATCCGGTTGTTGGCGGCCACCAAGCCGCAGGATGCGGACGCGTTGCTGACGGCGGAGCAAGTGGGGGAGCTGTCCGGGTTGTCACCGCGGACGTTGAAGGACCAGGCGGCGGCCCGGGTGTTCCCGCATCACCGGTTCGGTAAGCACTACCGGTTCAGCCGGGCCGACATCGCGGAGATCGATCGGCCCCGTTCGCGAACTCATCGCCATTTCATCGCCAACTGA
- a CDS encoding beta-ketoacyl-[acyl-carrier-protein] synthase family protein encodes MLTGLGVLSSIGVGAAEFADGLRAGRSGAKPIEGFDTEGFEYTNACEVRGFDPHRWVRELPVHELGRASQFSVAATGMAIENSGLPVEVLRARRGLIALGTTDGEGFDLDRLVQEEIGAGLPGLDTAVVRRLAPHRLPLVVAREFGLSRVETATITTACAAGNYAIGYGFDAVRNGEVDYALCGGADAICRKTFAGFYRMGTIAPDLCRPFDKDRKGILTGEGAGVVLMESLESALARGARVHAEVLGYGLGCDAFHQVAPQQDGVARCMSAALDNAGVKPEQVDFISAHGTGTKANDVTESRAIRQVFGTEPPRTVSMKSMLGHTMGAASALALIGCALAITHGFVPPTINHRETDPECEIDCVPNVSVPADVRIAQNNGLAFGGNNAVVLLGKYEEGAR; translated from the coding sequence GTGCTGACCGGTCTCGGCGTGCTGTCGAGCATTGGGGTCGGTGCGGCGGAGTTCGCCGACGGATTGCGCGCCGGGCGTAGCGGCGCCAAACCGATCGAAGGCTTCGACACCGAAGGTTTCGAGTACACCAATGCTTGTGAGGTAAGGGGATTCGATCCGCACCGGTGGGTGCGCGAGCTGCCGGTGCACGAACTGGGCAGGGCGAGCCAGTTCTCCGTCGCGGCTACCGGAATGGCGATCGAGAACTCGGGCCTTCCGGTCGAGGTGTTGCGCGCTCGACGCGGGTTGATCGCGCTGGGGACGACCGACGGGGAGGGTTTCGACCTGGACCGGTTGGTGCAGGAGGAGATCGGCGCCGGACTGCCGGGGCTGGATACCGCCGTGGTGCGCAGGCTGGCGCCGCACCGGCTGCCGCTGGTCGTGGCCAGGGAGTTCGGTCTGTCCCGTGTGGAGACTGCGACGATCACCACTGCTTGCGCGGCGGGGAACTACGCCATCGGCTACGGTTTCGACGCGGTACGAAACGGTGAAGTGGACTACGCGCTGTGCGGTGGCGCGGACGCGATCTGCCGCAAGACCTTCGCCGGGTTCTACCGGATGGGCACGATAGCCCCGGATCTGTGCCGCCCGTTCGACAAGGACCGCAAGGGCATCCTCACCGGCGAGGGGGCGGGCGTCGTGTTGATGGAGAGTCTGGAGTCCGCGCTGGCACGCGGCGCGCGCGTCCACGCCGAGGTACTGGGATACGGACTCGGCTGCGACGCGTTCCACCAGGTGGCGCCGCAGCAGGACGGTGTCGCCCGGTGCATGTCGGCGGCGCTCGACAACGCGGGGGTCAAACCGGAGCAGGTGGACTTCATCTCCGCGCACGGGACCGGGACGAAGGCCAACGACGTGACCGAGTCCAGGGCGATCCGGCAGGTCTTCGGCACCGAGCCGCCGCGAACGGTGTCGATGAAGTCCATGCTGGGCCACACCATGGGCGCGGCGAGCGCGCTCGCCCTGATCGGGTGCGCGCTGGCCATCACCCACGGATTCGTGCCACCCACGATCAACCACCGCGAAACCGATCCCGAGTGCGAGATCGACTGCGTGCCGAACGTGTCGGTGCCCGCCGACGTCCGGATCGCGCAGAACAACGGGTTGGCCTTCGGCGGCAACAACGCGGTCGTGCTCCTCGGCAAGTACGAGGAGGGAGCACGGTGA
- a CDS encoding ornithine carbamoyltransferase yields MRSLLSLTDLTTETVERLTRRSVELAASSTYRQTLAGRSVGIFFRKSSTRTRTSFWAAATRLGAQVVTYGPDDLQLVTGESPEDTARVLSNYLDLLVARTNGELDELRRFTGAGLGVVNALTEHEHPTQALADLSTLREAFGELAGRELLYVGEGNSTAAALVLATALTPGFRLSLVTPEGYGISPDVFDAAKRLAGGDPGVEQRHDFDGLAGKVDAVYTSRWQTMGVAKADPDWVSAFLPYRVTGELLSEVGKPGVVFLHDLPAIRGQEVTDEVLDGSASLAWRQAAHKMTSAMSVLEWCAEVRW; encoded by the coding sequence GTGAGAAGTCTGCTCTCGCTCACCGACTTGACCACCGAGACGGTCGAACGGCTGACTCGGCGGTCGGTGGAACTCGCCGCGTCGTCGACGTACCGGCAGACGCTCGCCGGGCGATCGGTGGGAATCTTCTTCCGCAAGTCGTCGACGCGGACCCGGACCTCGTTCTGGGCCGCGGCGACCAGGCTGGGTGCCCAGGTCGTCACCTACGGCCCCGATGATCTTCAGCTGGTGACGGGAGAATCGCCCGAAGACACCGCCAGGGTGTTGTCGAACTACCTGGACCTGCTGGTCGCGCGGACGAACGGCGAACTCGACGAGCTGCGCAGATTCACCGGAGCCGGACTCGGTGTGGTCAACGCCCTGACCGAGCACGAACATCCCACCCAGGCACTGGCCGATCTTTCGACACTGCGCGAGGCGTTCGGTGAGCTCGCCGGCCGCGAGCTGCTTTACGTCGGGGAGGGCAACAGCACCGCGGCCGCGCTGGTGCTGGCCACCGCGCTTACCCCCGGATTCCGGCTTTCCCTGGTGACTCCCGAGGGGTACGGGATCTCGCCGGACGTCTTCGACGCGGCGAAGAGGCTGGCGGGCGGCGACCCGGGTGTCGAGCAACGGCACGATTTCGACGGTCTCGCGGGCAAGGTCGACGCGGTCTACACCAGCCGCTGGCAGACGATGGGCGTGGCGAAAGCCGATCCGGACTGGGTGTCCGCGTTCCTGCCGTACCGCGTCACGGGCGAACTGCTTTCGGAGGTCGGCAAACCAGGGGTGGTGTTCCTGCACGACCTGCCCGCGATCCGGGGGCAGGAGGTGACCGACGAGGTGCTCGACGGTTCGGCGAGCCTGGCGTGGCGGCAGGCCGCGCACAAGATGACCAGCGCGATGTCCGTGCTCGAGTGGTGCGCTGAAGTGCGGTGGTGA
- a CDS encoding cation:proton antiporter, translated as MTGALHTVVALAGTLLIAFLAGGIARRLGQPAIVGEIAAGLLLGPALFAIGGATTVDALFPRGVLDVLHLIGQAGLALFLLSVAHELKTGQGDGAMRRNGWLVAGALLPGLLVGALLAVLVFDDSALRGTAPAPALVVLLAIAFSVTAVPVLARILAERGGPVPEMGRLALGAAVAIDVVAWIGLAVAVGLASGQVSGFIRALAVLLGGAAVTVLLARTLRAERAGRVAGRSMAVTAVVTGAAALGAAVLSERWGMTAVFGVFVVGLALPKGGEGTHWSEVTRILGRLGKLVVPMFFVVTGLTVFTGSLAATPWWLIVVATVLAIVAKVGGGWLGGRLAGYPVWESVQFGVLMNTRGLTEIVLLQAGYSTGILPAPLFIALLLMALLTTASTAPALRLLDRLAASRGVALVPMLPMPPRIALRKGRMT; from the coding sequence ATGACGGGTGCGCTGCACACAGTCGTCGCACTGGCGGGGACGCTGTTGATCGCCTTCCTGGCCGGCGGGATCGCCAGGCGCCTCGGTCAGCCCGCGATCGTCGGCGAGATCGCCGCAGGGCTGCTCCTCGGCCCGGCACTTTTCGCGATCGGCGGCGCGACGACCGTCGACGCGCTGTTCCCCCGCGGGGTGCTCGACGTCCTGCACTTGATCGGACAGGCCGGCTTGGCGCTCTTCCTGCTGTCCGTCGCCCATGAGCTGAAGACAGGGCAGGGGGACGGGGCGATGCGGCGCAACGGCTGGCTCGTCGCCGGCGCGTTGCTGCCAGGTCTCCTTGTCGGGGCACTGCTGGCAGTGCTGGTTTTCGACGACTCGGCCCTGCGCGGTACCGCGCCGGCACCAGCGCTGGTGGTCCTGCTGGCGATCGCCTTCTCGGTGACGGCTGTCCCGGTGCTGGCCCGGATTCTCGCCGAGCGGGGCGGGCCTGTGCCCGAGATGGGCAGGCTCGCGCTGGGCGCGGCAGTGGCGATCGACGTCGTCGCGTGGATCGGACTCGCCGTCGCGGTCGGGCTTGCCTCGGGGCAGGTGTCGGGGTTCATCCGAGCGCTCGCCGTCCTGCTCGGCGGTGCGGCCGTCACCGTGTTGCTCGCGCGAACGCTTCGGGCCGAGCGGGCCGGACGGGTCGCCGGCCGGTCGATGGCGGTGACCGCGGTGGTGACCGGTGCGGCCGCGCTCGGTGCCGCGGTGCTGTCCGAGCGGTGGGGAATGACCGCGGTGTTCGGCGTGTTCGTCGTCGGACTCGCCTTGCCGAAGGGCGGGGAAGGCACGCACTGGTCCGAAGTGACCCGGATCCTCGGCCGGTTGGGCAAGCTTGTGGTGCCCATGTTCTTCGTGGTCACCGGGCTCACGGTGTTCACCGGTTCGCTGGCGGCGACCCCGTGGTGGTTGATCGTCGTCGCGACGGTGCTCGCGATCGTGGCCAAGGTGGGCGGCGGCTGGCTAGGCGGCAGGCTGGCCGGGTACCCGGTCTGGGAGAGCGTTCAGTTCGGCGTGCTGATGAACACCAGAGGGCTCACCGAGATCGTGCTGCTCCAGGCCGGTTATTCCACAGGCATCCTGCCCGCGCCGTTGTTCATCGCACTGCTGCTGATGGCGTTGCTGACCACGGCGTCGACGGCACCCGCGTTGCGCCTGCTCGACAGATTGGCCGCCAGCCGGGGCGTCGCACTCGTGCCGATGCTGCCCATGCCACCACGGATAGCCCTGCGGAAAGGAAGAATGACGTGA
- a CDS encoding histidine phosphatase family protein, producing the protein MRTLYVVTHPEATHHVDRVVGGWHDSLLTPAGTRAAAAIAASLRARIPEGTDVEVFSSDLQRASQTAATVGELFGVTPILDERLREKSYGEAGGRPQEWLDQRFVPPPSAGDRMHHDEGVPGAETKAAFARRVYAAMDAILERPREHQVIATHGGTLTFIIASWIRMPLDAAGYVNFRAASGSITVLREDAFFHNREVLIGEVP; encoded by the coding sequence GTGCGCACGCTCTACGTCGTCACCCACCCGGAAGCCACCCACCACGTCGACCGGGTCGTGGGCGGATGGCACGACTCGCTGCTCACCCCCGCCGGGACGCGCGCGGCGGCCGCGATCGCCGCGTCGCTGCGAGCACGAATCCCCGAAGGCACCGACGTGGAGGTGTTCTCCTCGGATCTTCAGCGCGCTTCGCAAACGGCCGCCACGGTGGGCGAGCTGTTCGGGGTGACGCCGATCCTGGACGAACGACTGCGCGAAAAGTCCTACGGCGAGGCCGGAGGCAGGCCGCAGGAGTGGCTTGACCAGAGGTTCGTGCCGCCACCCTCCGCCGGGGACCGGATGCACCACGACGAAGGCGTTCCCGGCGCGGAAACCAAGGCCGCGTTCGCCCGGCGCGTCTACGCGGCGATGGACGCGATTCTGGAAAGGCCCCGCGAACACCAGGTGATCGCGACGCACGGCGGCACCCTCACGTTCATCATCGCTTCCTGGATCCGGATGCCACTCGACGCGGCAGGCTACGTCAACTTCCGCGCCGCGTCCGGCAGCATCACGGTGCTCCGCGAGGACGCCTTCTTCCACAACCGGGAAGTGCTCATCGGCGAGGTCCCCTAG
- a CDS encoding SDR family NAD(P)-dependent oxidoreductase: MPVALVSGGTKGIGLSLSRRLRKIGYRVVALYRSDEGSAVSASEELGAENFEAVRADVSNPRDARRIAARVLEAHGAVTVLVNNAGLNIDRPFLALADDEWDKVIATNLSGPFYLTSALAPAMLDAGGGSVVNVGATTAIRPRRDGANYCASKAGLMHLTKCLALELAPTIRVNSLIPGMIETAEMRTRFRLDEPERMAGMLDEIPQRRIGSPEEMADALEFLIGPAGAYVTGQKLIVDGGQFMW, from the coding sequence ATGCCCGTGGCCCTGGTGAGTGGCGGGACCAAGGGAATCGGTTTGAGCCTCAGTCGGCGCCTGCGCAAAATCGGTTACCGGGTCGTCGCCCTTTATCGCTCGGACGAGGGTTCGGCGGTTTCGGCGTCGGAGGAGCTCGGTGCGGAAAATTTCGAGGCGGTGCGCGCGGACGTGTCCAATCCGCGAGATGCGCGGCGGATTGCGGCACGCGTCCTCGAGGCCCACGGAGCAGTGACGGTGTTGGTGAACAACGCCGGGCTGAATATCGACCGGCCTTTTCTGGCGCTGGCGGACGACGAGTGGGACAAGGTGATCGCCACGAACCTGTCCGGCCCGTTCTACCTCACCAGCGCACTGGCTCCCGCCATGCTGGACGCCGGCGGTGGCTCGGTCGTCAACGTGGGTGCCACCACCGCGATCCGGCCGAGGCGGGACGGAGCGAATTACTGTGCTAGCAAGGCGGGACTGATGCACCTGACCAAGTGCCTCGCGCTGGAACTCGCACCGACGATCCGGGTCAACAGCTTGATCCCCGGCATGATCGAGACCGCCGAGATGCGGACCCGGTTCCGGCTCGACGAGCCGGAGCGGATGGCCGGAATGCTCGATGAAATTCCGCAGCGGCGCATCGGGTCTCCGGAGGAGATGGCCGACGCGCTCGAATTCCTGATAGGGCCGGCCGGGGCTTATGTGACCGGCCAGAAACTCATCGTCGACGGCGGCCAGTTCATGTGGTAA